A region from the Campylobacter subantarcticus LMG 24377 genome encodes:
- a CDS encoding ATP-dependent helicase, giving the protein MPLSRLNEEQYKAASAPFGHNLIIASAGTGKTSTIVARIAFLLQNGIKSEKIMLLTFTNKASKEMIERLGRYFDKSITSKITTGTFHSTAYTLLKELNHDIILKPASELKILLRSIFEKRTFHHLSDTKPYMPSYLYDVYSLFQNTNANLDEFYNWFCQNYDEQAVYAEIYEDILKEYEEEKARFNYVDFNDLLIKLKHVLSSHHFEFDEILVDEYQDTNTLQGSLIDAFNSKSLFCVGDYDQSIYAFNGADISIIGSFKDRFVDANIFTLNKNYRSSKNILALANKVILNNERLYPKELIVTREGDFKAPSLLTFNELFDQYSTIAKLILQSGVNLDEIAVIFRNNSSADGIEVALRELGIASKRKGSGSFFESLEVKNFCSMLAIVLNPKDIMAFIHLLEYTKGVGGVLAKDIFDALLKLGHSSLIKGFLNPDTSVSLKKYKKQSYQLGLFDDIEELASPSRFNLESEFNTHPILSLPKINEFCAKNLEKIYLFIKKASECKVSSQLVNLILENDYFKEICDILATKRATNKNSNVDLNKKSEILEKINAKMFVLKELAKNYSDNYKYYNFLTLGASEMSSGSGVNLLSIHASKGLEFELVFVIDLAQGRFPNQKLMSMGGSLEEERRLFYVAVTRAKDTLYLSYAKYDKIKKSNYQPSCFLIEAGMCKEEKK; this is encoded by the coding sequence ATGCCTTTATCGCGTTTAAATGAAGAACAATATAAAGCCGCTAGTGCTCCTTTTGGACATAATCTAATCATAGCAAGTGCAGGCACAGGTAAAACTTCTACTATTGTTGCAAGAATAGCATTCTTGCTTCAAAATGGTATAAAGTCTGAAAAAATCATGTTATTAACCTTTACAAACAAAGCAAGTAAAGAAATGATTGAAAGACTTGGGAGGTATTTTGATAAAAGCATTACTTCAAAAATTACCACAGGAACTTTTCATAGCACTGCCTATACTTTACTTAAAGAGCTAAACCATGATATCATTTTAAAACCAGCAAGCGAACTTAAAATTCTTTTGCGTTCTATTTTTGAAAAACGCACTTTTCATCATTTAAGCGACACTAAGCCTTATATGCCAAGTTATTTATATGATGTGTATTCTTTATTTCAAAATACCAATGCAAATTTAGATGAATTTTATAACTGGTTTTGTCAAAACTATGATGAACAAGCTGTTTACGCTGAAATTTATGAAGATATTTTAAAAGAATATGAAGAAGAAAAAGCACGTTTTAACTATGTAGATTTTAATGATTTATTGATTAAATTAAAACACGTTTTATCTTCACATCATTTTGAATTTGATGAAATTTTAGTAGATGAATATCAAGACACTAACACCTTACAGGGTTCACTTATTGACGCGTTTAATAGTAAAAGTTTATTTTGTGTGGGGGATTATGATCAAAGCATTTATGCTTTTAATGGAGCAGATATTTCCATTATAGGAAGTTTTAAAGATAGATTTGTGGATGCAAATATTTTTACTTTAAATAAAAACTATCGCTCTAGTAAAAATATTCTTGCACTAGCCAATAAAGTCATCTTAAATAATGAAAGGCTATACCCTAAAGAATTAATCGTAACAAGAGAAGGAGACTTTAAAGCACCAAGTTTATTAACGTTTAACGAATTATTTGATCAATACTCCACCATCGCAAAATTAATTCTACAAAGCGGAGTTAATTTAGATGAAATCGCTGTTATTTTTAGAAATAACTCAAGTGCTGATGGCATAGAAGTAGCTTTAAGAGAACTTGGTATAGCTAGTAAAAGAAAAGGTAGTGGGAGTTTTTTTGAAAGTTTAGAAGTGAAGAATTTTTGCTCCATGCTTGCGATCGTGCTTAATCCAAAAGATATCATGGCTTTTATCCATTTACTTGAATACACCAAAGGAGTTGGAGGGGTTTTAGCTAAAGATATTTTTGATGCTTTGTTAAAACTAGGACATTCTAGTTTGATTAAAGGATTTTTAAATCCTGATACTAGTGTAAGTTTAAAAAAATACAAAAAACAAAGTTATCAATTGGGTTTGTTTGATGATATTGAAGAGTTAGCTTCTCCATCAAGATTTAATTTAGAAAGTGAGTTTAACACCCACCCTATTTTAAGCCTGCCTAAGATCAATGAATTTTGCGCAAAAAATCTTGAAAAAATTTATCTTTTTATAAAAAAAGCTAGTGAATGTAAGGTTTCAAGCCAGCTTGTAAATTTGATTTTAGAAAATGATTATTTTAAAGAAATTTGTGATATTTTAGCAACCAAGCGAGCGACTAATAAAAATTCTAATGTTGATTTAAATAAAAAAAGTGAAATTTTAGAAAAAATCAATGCAAAAATGTTTGTATTAAAAGAATTAGCTAAAAATTATAGTGATAATTACAAATACTACAACTTTCTCACCCTTGGTGCTAGTGAAATGAGTAGTGGAAGCGGGGTTAATCTTTTAAGTATTCATGCTAGCAAGGGGCTTGAATTTGAGCTTGTATTTGTTATAGATCTTGCGCAAGGAAGATTTCCTAACCAAAAACTCATGAGCATGGGTGGAAGCTTAGAAGAAGAACGAAGGCTTTTTTATGTTGCGGTTACTAGAGCTAAAGATACTTTATACTTAAGCTATGCAAAATACGATAAGATAAAAAAAAGCAATTATCAGCCTTCATGTTTTCTAATCGAAGCAGGTATGTGTAAAGAAGAAAAAAAATAA
- a CDS encoding ArsS family sensor histidine kinase, producing the protein MNKSSIFYTITFVFLLASVSVILAFLWLIKYDQQNYTNELNAKYSFIANARLLYFNHVISEKEFYEQTKNYKMVELTAPSSIRKIIYKAETIARAQTSTGVVEIITLEDNVYLKIIFDGKLYLYKDLEYQGYRYFVIKLIACIVVMVLLVLYIFIIKKLKPLRALKRQIDKFGENKLDEIQNVSKGNDEISQVATAFYESILRIQKLNTSRQFFLRNIMHELKTPITKGLITLEMLENSKYKERLIGAFNRLEILINEFAAIEQITSGAGLINLKKYNILDLLDEAKDIAMSDDEKVKISIKESFSVNVDFKLFTTAMKNMIDNATKYSDENCVTIEITKEYLCFKNKGKALDKDLKHYTQAFTQGKKNKDSFGLGLYIVKTILDSHKLTLHYEYKDGVNYFYFNHIENIILN; encoded by the coding sequence ATGAATAAATCATCGATTTTTTATACCATAACCTTTGTTTTTTTACTTGCAAGTGTTAGTGTGATTTTGGCATTTTTATGGCTTATTAAGTATGATCAGCAAAATTACACTAATGAACTTAATGCAAAATACTCCTTTATAGCCAACGCAAGATTATTGTATTTTAATCATGTAATTAGCGAGAAGGAATTTTATGAGCAAACTAAAAATTACAAGATGGTTGAATTAACCGCACCTTCTTCTATAAGAAAAATCATCTACAAAGCTGAAACCATAGCACGTGCTCAAACTAGCACAGGTGTGGTTGAAATCATTACTTTAGAAGATAATGTGTATTTAAAAATCATCTTTGATGGCAAGCTTTATTTATATAAAGATTTAGAATATCAAGGTTATCGTTACTTTGTAATCAAGCTTATTGCATGTATTGTAGTGATGGTTTTACTGGTGTTGTATATTTTTATCATTAAAAAATTAAAACCATTAAGAGCTTTAAAAAGACAAATTGATAAATTTGGAGAAAATAAACTAGATGAAATTCAAAATGTCAGCAAAGGCAACGATGAAATTTCACAGGTTGCAACAGCCTTTTATGAGTCTATTTTGCGAATTCAAAAGCTTAATACCTCAAGACAATTTTTTCTAAGAAATATCATGCATGAGTTAAAAACTCCTATTACCAAAGGATTGATCACTTTAGAAATGCTTGAAAATAGCAAATACAAAGAAAGACTCATAGGTGCTTTTAATCGCTTAGAAATTTTAATCAATGAATTTGCCGCTATTGAACAAATTACTTCGGGTGCGGGTTTGATTAATTTAAAAAAATACAATATCTTAGATCTTTTAGATGAAGCAAAAGATATTGCCATGAGTGATGATGAAAAAGTAAAAATTAGCATCAAAGAAAGTTTTAGTGTTAATGTGGATTTTAAATTATTTACCACTGCGATGAAAAATATGATCGATAATGCGACAAAATACTCTGATGAAAATTGTGTTACCATAGAAATAACCAAAGAATACCTTTGCTTTAAAAACAAAGGAAAAGCCTTGGATAAAGACTTAAAACACTATACTCAAGCCTTTACTCAAGGAAAGAAAAATAAAGATAGTTTTGGACTTGGACTATACATCGTTAAAACTATTTTAGATTCTCATAAACTTACACTTCATTATGAATACAAAGATGGCGTAAATTATTTTTATTTTAATCATATAGAAAATATAATTTTAAACTAG
- a CDS encoding response regulator transcription factor, with translation MTNILMIEDDLELAEIIAEYLDQFDMKVDIAHEPYIGLSRLALNPYDLIILDLSLPGLDGLEVCEEIRKKYDTPIIISSARHDISDKVTALDLGADDYLPKPYNPQELQARIKSHLRRISNTKTAQAQVKKDLVYDKYKHTITMKDQEISFTNAEFDILSYLIKKEGGVVSREELVYNCSSISEDSSNKSIDVIISRIRQKIGDDPKTPKYIHSIRGIGYKLTQ, from the coding sequence ATGACAAATATTTTAATGATTGAAGATGATTTAGAATTGGCCGAGATTATAGCAGAGTACTTAGATCAATTTGACATGAAAGTAGATATCGCGCATGAACCATACATCGGTCTTTCAAGACTTGCTTTAAATCCTTATGATTTAATCATTTTGGATTTAAGTTTACCTGGTCTTGATGGGCTTGAAGTGTGTGAGGAAATTCGTAAAAAATACGATACACCTATTATTATTTCAAGTGCAAGACACGATATTAGCGATAAGGTCACTGCTCTTGATTTGGGTGCTGATGATTATTTGCCAAAACCATATAATCCTCAAGAACTTCAAGCAAGGATTAAAAGTCATCTAAGAAGAATTTCAAACACCAAAACCGCCCAAGCTCAAGTCAAAAAAGATCTTGTCTATGATAAATATAAACACACTATCACTATGAAAGATCAAGAGATTAGTTTTACTAATGCTGAATTTGACATTTTAAGTTATTTAATTAAAAAAGAAGGTGGAGTGGTAAGCCGTGAAGAACTTGTATATAATTGTAGTTCTATTAGCGAAGATTCTAGTAATAAAAGTATAGATGTAATTATTAGTAGAATTAGACAAAAAATCGGCGATGATCCTAAAACTCCAAAATACATTCATTCAATCAGAGGCATAGGATATAAACTAACTCAATGA